CTTCGACCTCTTCGCTACTGAGTAGCTCACCGGCATTGGCCGAATCCAATCCCATCTGCACCTGGCGGCGCAGCCAGGCATCGTGCTCGGCGGCCTCTTGCTGTTGCCGGACGAAATCACGCATGAAGTCGCGCAGCAACTGGGCGCCGGTGCGGTCGCGGGCTTTGGCAGCCTGGGCAAATTCGCTTTTCAGTGCGTCGTCTACGCGAAAGGTAAAGGTGGCTTCACTCATGTTTGAGCATCTCAATGTGTTACAGGGTCAGTGCATTGTAGCACGCGGTCATTTAGGGAAGCGTGATCATGGATGAGCGGCATTGGCTAGGCTGACCTGACTCATGCCATGGTGGCACTTTGTCTGCTTTACTGCAGGCCTGTCGGATTCAGGGAGGAGGAGGGATATGGAATCACGCAGAGAACAGGGAGCAGAGGTGCGGCATGAGTGAATCGTTCTGCCTGCTCGACGAGCCATGGCTGGCAGTACGGATGCACGATGGGCAGGTGCGTGAACTGGGTTTGCTTGAGCTATTCGAGCGCGCCAGCGAGATCAGTGCCCTGGCGGAAACCTCGCCGCCGAGTCTGATCGCCCAATACCGGCTGTTGCTGGCGATCACTCACCGCGCCATCAGCCAGGCGCAAGGGCGCTGGAGGGATGCCGAGCGTTTGCGCTGGTATCAGGACGGGCTGCCGCTGGCGGCCATTCGCGACTACCTGCAGCATTGGCGCGAACGCTTCTGCTTGTTCCATCCGCAGTATCCCTTCATGCAGGTGGCGGCGCTGGCCGATTCCGAAGCCACCCGCGACAAGCTCAAACCCTGGACTCAAATTTCCCTGGCCAGCGCCAACGGCAATGCGCCGGTGGTGTTCGATCACTCCTGCGATCTGACACCACGCAACATCGGTGCCGCCGATACGTTGCGTACCTTGCTCGGCTTTCTGCAATTCACGCCCGGTGGCCTGGTCAAGACGCTGCGCGACTCCGACAAGGCAGGCGCCCTGGCCAATACGGCAGCGGTGATGCCGATGGGCGATTCGCTGGCGCAAAGCTTGTGCCTGGCCCTGCATCCACCGACTCAAACGGGGCATGAAGACCTGCCAGCATGGGAGCGCAGCGCGCCGAGCATCGCGCAATTGCAGGGCGACCCGGAACTGGCCAGCGGCCCGAATGATCGCTACACCCGGCAGAGCCGCGCCGTGCTGCTGCTCAGGGATGATGATCAGCGCTTGCAGTGGATTCGCTTCGCCGCAGGTTTGGCGCTGGGCGATGACGTGCAGGCGCCCGACCCGATGGCCAGCTACCGCGCCGGTAGCAACAGCCTGGTGCGCCTGGGCTTCACAGAGGGACGTGCCTTGTGGCGTGATCTTCCTGCACTGTTGCCGGATGCTGAAGGCAAGGCGTCGCAGCCTGCCGCAGTGCTGGAGTGGGCCGCCAATCTGCAGTTCTACCTGGGCAATGGCGTGCAACCCTTGCTTATCGCTGGCCTGGCCAGTGATCAGGCCAAGCTTTTGCGCTGGCGCTCCGAGCGTATCGCACTGCCTGCCAAGCTGCTGGCTTCACCCGATCACGCCAACGAATTGCGCCGCTATGTCCGCGATGCCGAAGAGCTGTTCACTGCCTTGCGCAAGCTGGCCACCGGCATGCTTGCCGAAACCTTGCCCGACCCTGGCAGCAAGGACACCTGGGCACGTGCGCGCAGCCTGATCGACGCCGGCCCGGCGGGCGCCCTGTACTTCGCCAGCGCCGAGCGCCATCTGGGTCGTGTCATGGCGCTGCTGGGCAACGATGAGTTGGACGAGGCAGAGGCGCTCTGGCGGCAGAGCCTGCATGACGCGGCTCGTGAGGCCTGGCAGGCCGTGCTGGCCGGCTTGGGGCGAGGCGCCAAAGCCCTGCGTGCCGAAGCACGTCATTATCCACGCCTGCAGGGGCTACTCGCCCCGTTGCAGGCGACTCCCACACCCGACAAGGAGGTTCGCGCATGAGTGAGTTCGTGCAGAGCTTTATCGCGCATTTGCAGCGCCTGCAGGAACGCGACCGGGGCGCCCTGGCCACCCTGCGCCGCAGCCTGAGCTTCAAGCCGGGCAGCTATCCGCCGGCTTATCCGTATGTGGAACGCTTCGTCGCGGCTGAGCGGCATGCCCAGGACGCTTCGCGCCTGGCGCTGTACCTGACGGCTGGCCTGTACGCCGCTCATCCTCATCACGGCGCCAGAAGCCTGGCCAGCAGCCTTGGCGAGCTGATGCGCAAACGTGACAGCGCCAGCATCGAACAACGTTTCATCGCCTTGCTCGGTGCCGATGCGGAAAACCTGGCGGTATATCTGCGCCAGATCATCAGCCTGCTGGCCGCCGATGATCGCCCGCTGGACTACGGCGTGCTGCTGCGCGACCTGAGCGTCTGGCTCAACCCGCATATCGATGCCGAGCGCCGCGACGGCGTACGCCAGCGCTGGGCGCGGGACTTCTACCGTGCACTGGCGGAACCTGCCGTCGACACTCCTGAACAAGCTGCCAACGACTGAGAGGGACATCATGAGTCTGTTCGTCGAATTTCACCTGATCCAGAACTTCGCTCCATCCAACCTCAACCGTGACGACACCGGCGCCCCCAAGGATGCCCTGTTCGGTGGTTATCGCCGCGCGCGGGTCAGCAGCCAGTGCTTCAAGCGCGCCATTCGCCTGGCCGCCCAGGAGCATGAGTTGGTTGCCCCGGAGTTTCGTGGTGTGCGCACCAAGAAGCTCAAGGCGCTGCTGCTGGAGCGTCTGGCCGAGCGCGATCCGCTCGAAGCCGAGGGCAAGATCGAAGTAGCCTTGGCCGCTGCCGGCCTCAAGCTCAAGGATGACGGCAAGACCGAGTACCTGCTGTTTCTCGGCGAGGCCGAAATTGCTGGTTTCGCCAACCTCATCGAGCAGCACTGGGATGAGCTGGCCGCTGCCCCGGCAGGTGGTGAGAAGAAGGGCAAGAAGGAAGCCAAGGCCAGCGCCCCGGCCGAGGTGGTGAAAAAGGCCAAGGCCCTGCTCGATGGTGGCAAGGCGGTGGACGTGGCGCTGTTCGGGCGCATGCTCGCCGATATGCCGGAGGTCAACCAGGATGCCGCCTGCCAGGTGGCGCATGCCATCAGCACGCATCGTGTGGAGCGTGAGTTCGACTACTTCACCGCCGTCGATGACAAGGGCGGGGCGGACGAAACTGGCGCCGGCATGATCGGCCAGGTGGAGTTCAATTCCGCCACGCTGTACCGCTATGCGGTGGTCGATGCCAACAAGCTGTTCGGCAACCTGCAGCAGGATCGCGAGCTGACGCTTTCCGCGCTGGAGTCCTTCACCCAGGCCATGGTGCGCGCTATCCCGACGGGCAAGCAGAACACCTTCGCCGCCCACAACCTGCCGAGTTTCGTTGGCGTCTGCCTGCGTCATGCCAGCCCGTTGAACCTGGCCAACGCCTTCGAGAAGCCCATCGCCGCACGCCAGGATACAGCGCTTAGCAGCCTGTCGGTCGGTGAACTGGCCAGGCACGAGGGAAAATTGGCGGCGGTCTATGCCGACGCTCGGGACCAGTGGGCTTACCTCGATCTGAGCGAAGCCTGGCCGCAGCAGAAGGGCTTTGCAGTGCAGAGCCTGGGTGAGCTGGCGACCTGGGTACGCATGCAGGTCGCCGCACAACTGGAGGGCTGAGTATGGCTACCCTGTTGCTGCGCTTGCAGGGGCCGATGCAATCCTGGGGCACCACCAGCCGCTTCGATGAGCGCGATACCCAGCTGGAACCCTCCAAGTCGGGCGTGCTCGGGCTGGTCTGCGCCGCGCTGGGGCGTGACCGGCAGGAGTCGGTCGAGGATCTGGCTGTCCTGCGCATGGGCGTGCGTGTCGATCACGAAGGCGTGCCGATGCGCGATTACCAGACCGCCACCGGCGTGTTGATCGCCACCGGCAAGGCGGACATGCGCCGCACCGTGGTCAGCCCGCGCTATTACCTCTCCGATGCTGCCTTTCTGGTCGGTCTGGAAGGGGCGGATGAAGCCCTGCTGACGCGCATTCATGCTGCCTTGCGAGCCCCACACTGGCCGTTGGCGCTGGGGCGCAAGAGCTTTGCGCCAGGCATGCCGGTCTGGCTGCCCGATGGCCTATCCCCTCTGTCCCTGGAGCAGGCGCTGGCTCAGTATCCTCGGCTTGCCAGTGCGCGGCGAACTGACTCGCAGCCGACCCTGCGCTGTCTGCTGGAGGATGATCAGGAGGGCGCCATCCGCCTGGATCAGCCTGTCGCACCTTTTGCCGAGCGTCGTTTCGGCCCACGCTTCGTGAAATCAGGAGTGCTGCATGTACCTGACCAGACTGACGCTTGACCCGCGCAGTGCGCAAGCTCGGCGTGATTTGGCCGATGCCTACGAGATGCACCGCACCCTGGCCCGCGCCTTCGTCACCGATGAGCACAGCGCCCCGGCTCGCTTCCTTTGGCGTTTGGAAGCGGGCGGCAATGCCTGGGCGACTCCTGCCGTATTGGTGCAGTCGTTGCGCTCGGGCGATTGGTCGGCCTTGCAGGTGTTGCCCAACTACCTGCAGCGCGAGATCGAAAGCAAACCACTCGACCTCCAGGCCTGGATCGAAGGCGGTGGGCGTTATCGCTTTCGCCTGCAGGCCAATCCGACTGTTACGCGTCAGGGCAAGCGCTATGGCCTGGTGGGGGAGGCGGAGCAGTTGGCCTGGTTGAATCGCCAGGGCGAGCGCCACGGCTTCGAGGTCGAAGCCGCCCTGGTCACGGCCAGCGACGTGTTGGCAAGCCGCAAGGGCGACAGCCGTATCAGTTTGCAGCGGGTGTGCTTCGAGGGGCGTTTGCAGGTGCGCGAGCTGACGGCGTTCAGTCGCGCACTTGAACAAGGAGTCGGCCCGGGCAAGGCATTCGGTTGCGGGCTGCTAAGCTTGGGGCGCGGCTGATGCTGCCTCCGCTCAAGCCCCTGCCGATGAAGGACCGGGTGTCGATGATCTTCGTCCAGTACGGTCAGATCGACGTGCAGGATGGCGCCTTCGTGGTGATCGACAAGACCGGCGTGCGCATGCACATCCCGGTCGGTTCGGTAGCTTGCATCATGCTCGAACCGGGTACGCGGGTATCCCACGCAGCCGTGCACCTGGCTTCCACCGTGGGTACCCTGCTGGTGTGGGTGGGCGAATCCGGTGTGCGCCTGTACGCCAGCGGCCAGCCGGGCGGGGCACGGGCGGACCGCCTGCTCTACCAGGCCAAGCTGGCGCTGGACGACGAGCTGCGCCTGAAGGTGGTGCGCAAGATGTACGAGCTGCGTTTCCAGGAGCCGGCACCGGCCCGGCGCAGTGTCGAACAACTGCGCGGCATCGAGGGCGCACGGGTGCGCGAAACCTACAGACTGCTGGCCAAGCAGTATGGGGTCGACTGGCGGGCGCGCAACTACGACAGGCAGCAATGGGATGCGGCGGACATTCCCAACCGCTGCCTGTCTGCGGCTACTTCCTGTCTGTACGGGATCGCCGAAGCGGCCGTGCTCGCGGCCGGTTACGCGCCGGCGGTGGGCTTCATCCACACCGGCAAGCCGCTGTCCTTCGTCTACGATATCGCCGACCTGTTCAAGTTCGAGACCGTGGTGCCGCTGGCCTTCCGCATCGCCGCGAAGTCGCCGCCGCAACCCGAGCGGGAAGTGCGCCTGGGCTGCCGCGACCTGTTCCGCTCCAGCAAGATCCTGGCGAAAATCATCCCCACCATTGAAGACGTGCTGTCGGCCGGCGGCATCTCGCCGCCCGAAGCGCCACCCGAGTCCGTACCGCCTGCCATCCCCAACCCTGAAAGCATCGGCGAGGCCGGGCACAGGACGCAGGGATGAGCTTTCTCGTCGTGGTTACCGAAAACGTACCGCCGCGCCTGCGTGGACGTATGGCCATCTGGCTTTTGGAGGTGCGCGCCGGTGTCTATATCGGCGATGTTTCCAAACGCACCCGCGAAATGATCTGGGAGCAACTGAGCCAGGGACATGAGGACGGCAACGTGGTGATGGCCTGGGCCAGCAACCATGAGTCCGGCTACGAATTCCAGACCCTCGGCCCCAATCGTCGCCTCCCCGTGGAGTTCGACGGCCTGCATCTGGTCGCCTTCCATCCGCTGGAAAATCCCGATCTTTAACAAGGAAAAGTTGGTAGATTTTTAGCAGCTGATTTTTCCTTTCTGGAACAGTCAGTTACGCTAAGAGTGTTCCCCGCGCATGCGGGGATGAACCAGCAGGGCGCTGCGATGCACAAGCTTCTGTCGGTGTTCCCCGCGCATGCGGGGATGAACCGCACTCAAGAACCTGTTCAAATCCCCATCCACCGTGTTCCCCGCGCATGCGGGGATGAACCGAACATCAGCCACTTCAAGAAGATCGATAAACGGTGTTCCCCGCGCATGCGGGGATGAACCGCGCCGAACCTCCAGAGATTTACCTACCCCCTCGTGTTCCCCGCGCATGCGGGGATGAACCGGTTGTTCGGCTTGATGCCTACGCCGCAGGTGCGTGTTCCCCGCGCATGCGGGGATGAACCGGTCCTCAGCCTGGCTCGCGGTGGACTTTCCCGGTGTTCCCCGCGCATGCGGGGATGAACCGTTGCCGATCCACTTGTGGCCGACCACTGCTAGGTGTTCCCCGCGCATGCGGGGATGAACCGCTGACCGAGTGGAGCGACGTCATTTGGGATCAGTGTTCCCCGCGCATGCGGGGATGAACCGGGTTAAGGGGGCGTCATGGCTGCGAGTGACTTGTGTTCCCCGCGCATGCGGGGATGAACCGTCCAGGTAGAGGTCGTATTCCTCCTGGTGCAGGTGTTCCCCGCGCATGCGGGGATGAACCGCGCTCGACCAACGCCGTGACGACGGTGGCCAGGTGTTCCCCGCGCATGCGGGGATGAACCGCGGATCTTCGAGACGCCACGGATCATGCCCAGCGTGTTCCCCGCGCATGCGGGGATGAACCGCATCTGCTGCTCGAGGCGATCGACGACCTGTTGTGTTCCCCGCGCATGCGGGGATGAACCGTGCGGCAGGCCGTAGAGGTTGAGGATGCGGTTGTGTTCCCCGCGCATGCGGGGATGAACCGACACGGGAGCCAGAAACGACGAAGCCCGACCAGTGTTCCCCGCGCCCGCGGGGCTGAACCGAACGGCACCGCAATAGCTTTCCTGCGCCCCGCACCCAGCGGGGATAGTGAACACCACGCCGAACCGAGAATCCCCCGAGCCTATCCGCCAAGAATGCCGGCAAGCAGCCGGCGGTCGATATTGGCGCCGCTGAGCACCACGGCTATGCGTTCACCGCGGTTGCGTTCCTGCTCC
This DNA window, taken from Pseudomonas sp. FeN3W, encodes the following:
- the cas7e gene encoding type I-E CRISPR-associated protein Cas7/Cse4/CasC — translated: MSLFVEFHLIQNFAPSNLNRDDTGAPKDALFGGYRRARVSSQCFKRAIRLAAQEHELVAPEFRGVRTKKLKALLLERLAERDPLEAEGKIEVALAAAGLKLKDDGKTEYLLFLGEAEIAGFANLIEQHWDELAAAPAGGEKKGKKEAKASAPAEVVKKAKALLDGGKAVDVALFGRMLADMPEVNQDAACQVAHAISTHRVEREFDYFTAVDDKGGADETGAGMIGQVEFNSATLYRYAVVDANKLFGNLQQDRELTLSALESFTQAMVRAIPTGKQNTFAAHNLPSFVGVCLRHASPLNLANAFEKPIAARQDTALSSLSVGELARHEGKLAAVYADARDQWAYLDLSEAWPQQKGFAVQSLGELATWVRMQVAAQLEG
- the casB gene encoding type I-E CRISPR-associated protein Cse2/CasB, whose translation is MSEFVQSFIAHLQRLQERDRGALATLRRSLSFKPGSYPPAYPYVERFVAAERHAQDASRLALYLTAGLYAAHPHHGARSLASSLGELMRKRDSASIEQRFIALLGADAENLAVYLRQIISLLAADDRPLDYGVLLRDLSVWLNPHIDAERRDGVRQRWARDFYRALAEPAVDTPEQAAND
- the casA gene encoding type I-E CRISPR-associated protein Cse1/CasA, whose translation is MSESFCLLDEPWLAVRMHDGQVRELGLLELFERASEISALAETSPPSLIAQYRLLLAITHRAISQAQGRWRDAERLRWYQDGLPLAAIRDYLQHWRERFCLFHPQYPFMQVAALADSEATRDKLKPWTQISLASANGNAPVVFDHSCDLTPRNIGAADTLRTLLGFLQFTPGGLVKTLRDSDKAGALANTAAVMPMGDSLAQSLCLALHPPTQTGHEDLPAWERSAPSIAQLQGDPELASGPNDRYTRQSRAVLLLRDDDQRLQWIRFAAGLALGDDVQAPDPMASYRAGSNSLVRLGFTEGRALWRDLPALLPDAEGKASQPAAVLEWAANLQFYLGNGVQPLLIAGLASDQAKLLRWRSERIALPAKLLASPDHANELRRYVRDAEELFTALRKLATGMLAETLPDPGSKDTWARARSLIDAGPAGALYFASAERHLGRVMALLGNDELDEAEALWRQSLHDAAREAWQAVLAGLGRGAKALRAEARHYPRLQGLLAPLQATPTPDKEVRA
- the cas5e gene encoding type I-E CRISPR-associated protein Cas5/CasD, encoding MATLLLRLQGPMQSWGTTSRFDERDTQLEPSKSGVLGLVCAALGRDRQESVEDLAVLRMGVRVDHEGVPMRDYQTATGVLIATGKADMRRTVVSPRYYLSDAAFLVGLEGADEALLTRIHAALRAPHWPLALGRKSFAPGMPVWLPDGLSPLSLEQALAQYPRLASARRTDSQPTLRCLLEDDQEGAIRLDQPVAPFAERRFGPRFVKSGVLHVPDQTDA
- the cas6e gene encoding type I-E CRISPR-associated protein Cas6/Cse3/CasE — its product is MYLTRLTLDPRSAQARRDLADAYEMHRTLARAFVTDEHSAPARFLWRLEAGGNAWATPAVLVQSLRSGDWSALQVLPNYLQREIESKPLDLQAWIEGGGRYRFRLQANPTVTRQGKRYGLVGEAEQLAWLNRQGERHGFEVEAALVTASDVLASRKGDSRISLQRVCFEGRLQVRELTAFSRALEQGVGPGKAFGCGLLSLGRG
- the cas2e gene encoding type I-E CRISPR-associated endoribonuclease Cas2e; translated protein: MSFLVVVTENVPPRLRGRMAIWLLEVRAGVYIGDVSKRTREMIWEQLSQGHEDGNVVMAWASNHESGYEFQTLGPNRRLPVEFDGLHLVAFHPLENPDL
- the cas1e gene encoding type I-E CRISPR-associated endonuclease Cas1e, which gives rise to MLPPLKPLPMKDRVSMIFVQYGQIDVQDGAFVVIDKTGVRMHIPVGSVACIMLEPGTRVSHAAVHLASTVGTLLVWVGESGVRLYASGQPGGARADRLLYQAKLALDDELRLKVVRKMYELRFQEPAPARRSVEQLRGIEGARVRETYRLLAKQYGVDWRARNYDRQQWDAADIPNRCLSAATSCLYGIAEAAVLAAGYAPAVGFIHTGKPLSFVYDIADLFKFETVVPLAFRIAAKSPPQPEREVRLGCRDLFRSSKILAKIIPTIEDVLSAGGISPPEAPPESVPPAIPNPESIGEAGHRTQG